The following proteins are co-located in the Acidicapsa acidisoli genome:
- the larB gene encoding nickel pincer cofactor biosynthesis protein LarB gives MNRDQLRELMEAVQGGEISPDAACDRLKNLPFEDLGFAKVDHHRSVRTGMPEVIYSKGKTSEQVAGIFASLAASGVNVLATRASRGQFDAVRLVEPRAVFHEAAGCITLQQQALPVRTGRVGIVCAGTSDLPVAEEARVTAELMGNDVDMVVDVGVAGLHRLLSQHMRLQEATVLIVCAGMEGALPSVVGGLVGAPVIAVPTSVGYGASFGGVAALLGMLNSCSPNVTVVNIDNGFGAAYVATLINRVDRVK, from the coding sequence GTGAACCGGGACCAGTTGCGTGAGTTGATGGAAGCGGTGCAGGGCGGCGAGATTTCGCCGGATGCTGCGTGCGACCGGTTGAAGAATCTCCCCTTTGAAGACCTTGGATTTGCCAAGGTGGACCATCACCGCTCCGTGCGCACGGGGATGCCCGAGGTGATCTATAGCAAGGGCAAGACCTCGGAACAGGTAGCGGGGATTTTTGCGAGTCTCGCGGCTTCGGGAGTGAATGTTCTGGCGACGCGCGCGAGCCGCGGCCAGTTTGACGCGGTGCGGCTGGTTGAGCCGCGAGCGGTCTTTCATGAGGCTGCCGGATGCATCACGCTTCAGCAGCAGGCGCTGCCGGTGCGTACGGGCCGGGTGGGTATTGTCTGCGCTGGAACGAGCGATCTGCCAGTGGCCGAAGAGGCTCGCGTGACCGCGGAGCTGATGGGCAACGATGTGGACATGGTGGTGGATGTCGGCGTTGCCGGGTTGCACCGATTGCTTTCGCAACACATGCGGCTGCAGGAGGCTACGGTGCTGATTGTGTGCGCGGGAATGGAGGGCGCGCTACCCTCGGTGGTGGGCGGTTTGGTTGGAGCGCCGGTGATAGCGGTGCCGACGAGCGTTGGGTATGGCGCGTCGTTTGGGGGCGTAGCTGCGCTGCTGGGGATGCTGAATTCGTGCTCGCCGAATGTTACGGTTGTGAATATCGATAATGGATTTGGGGCGGCGTACGTCGCGACGCTGATTAATCGAGTTGACCGCGTGAAGTGA